The following coding sequences lie in one Acetonema longum DSM 6540 genomic window:
- a CDS encoding sigma-E processing peptidase SpoIIGA: protein MIIYIDVILALNMVLNGVVLHFTAHVLGLRYSLFKIALAAAIGSLYALGLFIEALAVLYCFPWRIILPLVVLTIAFGKMPWKKFILTAVVYHSISFFLGGTVLAYSYLTLSGPGREFWGYTSGSVQSVNYQQLLGGGICGCIILQTFARRIVERVQKQDLYYNLKIIYDNQRATVRALLDTGNGLHSIAGHKPVVLADFQAIESLLGQECLHFLQNMAPGSWVEQLDRCPDAKWLSRVEVIPCRHVGGNSCFIGFRPDKIELLTKDGLLSVTEVVIGIYPGHLDRNLEYVAILHPAVLHNTDLLAKEV, encoded by the coding sequence ATGATTATATATATTGATGTGATATTGGCCTTGAATATGGTGCTCAATGGAGTGGTTTTGCATTTTACCGCTCATGTTTTAGGATTGCGCTATTCTCTTTTTAAAATAGCATTGGCGGCTGCCATAGGCAGTCTTTATGCTTTAGGATTATTTATCGAAGCACTGGCAGTCCTATATTGTTTCCCCTGGAGAATCATATTGCCGCTGGTTGTTTTGACAATTGCCTTTGGCAAGATGCCATGGAAGAAGTTCATTTTAACTGCAGTTGTCTATCATAGCATTTCATTTTTTCTGGGAGGAACGGTATTGGCCTATTCTTATCTTACTTTATCCGGACCTGGCAGGGAATTTTGGGGATATACGAGCGGATCTGTCCAAAGTGTAAATTATCAGCAACTATTGGGGGGAGGGATATGCGGCTGCATCATATTGCAGACATTTGCCCGTAGGATAGTGGAGCGAGTCCAAAAACAAGATCTATATTACAACCTGAAAATTATTTATGACAATCAGCGGGCAACCGTAAGGGCGCTGCTGGATACAGGGAATGGATTGCATTCGATCGCAGGGCATAAGCCGGTTGTTTTAGCTGATTTTCAGGCAATAGAGTCCCTGCTGGGGCAGGAATGCCTGCATTTCTTGCAGAATATGGCACCGGGCAGCTGGGTGGAACAGTTGGATCGATGTCCTGATGCGAAATGGCTGTCAAGAGTGGAAGTAATACCTTGCCGCCATGTGGGAGGAAATAGTTGCTTCATTGGCTTTCGTCCGGACAAAATTGAGCTTCTGACAAAAGATGGGTTGCTTTCTGTGACAGAAGTGGTGATTGGCATATATCCTGGCCACCTTGACCGTAACCTGGAATATGTCGCTATACTGCATCCTGCAGTCTTACATAATACGGACCTTTTAGCAAAGGAGGTATAA
- the ftsZ gene encoding cell division protein FtsZ, whose translation MLELEMECEQLASIKVIGVGGGGSNAVNRMIAANVRGVEFIAVNTDAQALITSNAPYRIQIGEKLTKGLGAGANPDVGEKAAQESREALLKALKGADMVFITAGMGGGTGTGAAPIVAECAKEVGALTVGVVTKPFSFEGRRRQSQADRGIGTLKPKVDTLITIPNDRLMQVVDKRTSILEAFRVADDVLRQGVQGISDLIAVPGLINLDFADVKTIMMNTGTALMGIGVASGENRAALAAEAAINSPLLETSIHGARGVLLSITGGPGLGLFEVNEAAEMIQKAADPEANIIFGAVVDENVGEEVRITVIATGFETKGPAHSPTVSLSLPKIEGLNIPPFLKP comes from the coding sequence ATGCTTGAACTGGAGATGGAGTGTGAACAGCTCGCCTCTATAAAAGTAATTGGCGTTGGCGGCGGTGGCAGCAATGCAGTGAATCGAATGATTGCTGCCAATGTGCGGGGAGTAGAATTTATTGCGGTCAACACCGATGCTCAGGCGCTGATCACATCCAATGCTCCCTATCGTATACAAATCGGAGAAAAGCTGACGAAGGGACTGGGCGCCGGTGCCAACCCTGATGTGGGAGAAAAAGCGGCGCAGGAAAGCCGGGAGGCCCTTTTAAAAGCCCTGAAAGGGGCTGATATGGTTTTTATTACGGCAGGAATGGGCGGCGGTACAGGTACCGGAGCTGCTCCTATCGTGGCGGAATGTGCCAAAGAGGTTGGAGCATTAACGGTGGGTGTGGTTACCAAGCCCTTTTCTTTTGAAGGGCGGCGCAGGCAAAGTCAGGCTGACCGCGGTATTGGCACACTAAAACCAAAAGTAGATACCCTCATTACCATCCCCAATGACCGCCTGATGCAGGTGGTCGATAAACGGACATCAATTCTTGAAGCATTCCGGGTCGCTGACGATGTATTGCGGCAAGGGGTGCAGGGCATTTCGGATCTCATCGCCGTTCCCGGTTTGATTAACCTGGATTTTGCCGATGTTAAAACTATCATGATGAATACCGGTACAGCCTTGATGGGGATCGGGGTCGCGTCAGGAGAGAATCGGGCGGCTTTAGCCGCCGAGGCTGCCATTAACAGTCCTCTCCTGGAAACTTCCATTCATGGCGCCAGAGGAGTATTGCTCAGCATTACCGGCGGCCCCGGTCTGGGTTTATTTGAAGTCAATGAAGCGGCGGAAATGATCCAAAAAGCGGCGGACCCTGAAGCCAATATTATTTTTGGCGCTGTGGTTGATGAAAATGTTGGCGAAGAAGTCCGGATTACGGTCATTGCTACGGGCTTTGAAACAAAGGGCCCTGCTCATTCCCCAACCGTTTCCCTTTCATTGCCCAAAATAGAGGGCTTGAATATTCCCCCGTTTTTAAAGCCCTAA
- the sigG gene encoding RNA polymerase sporulation sigma factor SigG, with translation MIINKVEICGVNTAKLPVLSAVKMRELFELMQSGQLDSRERLIYGNLRLVLSVIQRFNNRGEYVDDLFQVGCIGLIKAIDNFDLSQNVKFSTYAVPMIIGEIRRYLRDNNPIRVSRSMRDIAYKALQVRDALVSKFSREPSVTEIAEELKIPREEVIFALDAIQEPISLFEPIYHDGGDPIFVMDQIGDDKNLDFTWLESVAIKEALRKLSEREKHILTLRFFEGKTQMEVADEIGISQAQVSRLEKAALGHMRKYM, from the coding sequence TTGATTATCAACAAGGTAGAAATTTGCGGCGTCAATACAGCTAAGCTCCCTGTGCTATCAGCAGTAAAAATGCGAGAATTGTTCGAACTGATGCAAAGCGGCCAACTGGACTCCCGGGAAAGGCTTATTTATGGTAATTTACGGCTGGTACTGAGCGTAATCCAGCGCTTTAATAACCGGGGCGAATATGTGGATGATTTGTTTCAGGTGGGCTGCATCGGTTTGATCAAGGCCATCGACAATTTTGATTTGTCTCAGAATGTGAAGTTTTCTACCTATGCTGTGCCGATGATTATCGGCGAGATCAGAAGATATTTACGGGATAACAATCCCATCCGGGTAAGTCGTTCCATGCGGGATATCGCCTATAAAGCGTTGCAGGTCCGGGATGCGCTGGTCAGCAAATTTTCCCGGGAACCATCGGTGACTGAAATTGCTGAAGAGTTAAAGATCCCCCGGGAAGAAGTCATTTTTGCCCTGGATGCCATCCAGGAGCCGATTTCGCTATTTGAGCCTATTTATCATGACGGGGGAGATCCCATTTTTGTCATGGACCAGATCGGGGATGATAAAAATCTGGACTTTACCTGGCTGGAGAGTGTCGCCATTAAGGAGGCATTACGAAAGCTGAGTGAACGGGAGAAACATATTTTGACCTTGCGATTTTTTGAAGGAAAAACTCAGATGGAAGTAGCGGATGAAATAGGCATATCCCAAGCGCAGGTATCTCGTCTGGAAAAAGCTGCGCTGGGACATATGCGCAAGTATATGTAA
- a CDS encoding small basic family protein — translation MLLLAIIGIIIGILIGTVFPINIPAEYAKFMSVALLASLDSVFGGLRAGIYESFDNTIFISGFFTNALLAAGLVYMGERLGIDLYYVASLAFGLRIFQNLAIIRRYFLKK, via the coding sequence ATGTTGTTACTGGCCATAATCGGCATTATAATCGGCATTCTTATTGGTACCGTATTTCCCATTAATATTCCGGCTGAATACGCCAAATTTATGTCAGTGGCACTGCTGGCCTCGCTGGATTCGGTTTTCGGCGGGTTACGCGCCGGTATTTACGAGAGTTTTGATAATACAATTTTTATCAGCGGTTTCTTTACCAACGCCCTGCTGGCGGCGGGCCTGGTTTATATGGGTGAAAGGCTGGGAATTGATTTATACTATGTGGCTTCTCTGGCTTTCGGTTTGCGTATCTTTCAGAACCTGGCCATTATTCGCCGTTATTTTTTAAAGAAATAG
- the sigE gene encoding RNA polymerase sporulation sigma factor SigE — MHTHGIKTKWIILRLKLRLKIIHLLQYFGLYDPDELYYVGSTEILPPPLSNDEEIFLLTCLQQGDKAVKSIFIERNLRLVVYIARKFENTGVGIEDLVSIGTIGLIKAVNTFDPLKRIKLATYASRCIENEILMYLRRNSKTRTEVSFDEPLNIDWDGNELLLSDVLGTENDIIYKSVEEEVDKMLLNKAMSRLSGRERKIMQLRFGLEDDGVERTQKEVADMLGISQSYISRLEKRIIRRLRKEISRMD; from the coding sequence TTGCATACGCATGGAATCAAAACGAAATGGATCATCTTGCGATTGAAACTCAGGCTGAAAATCATTCATCTGCTGCAATATTTTGGTTTGTATGACCCGGACGAATTATATTATGTGGGCAGCACAGAAATACTGCCGCCTCCTCTGAGCAATGATGAAGAGATCTTTTTACTGACTTGTCTGCAGCAAGGAGATAAGGCGGTAAAAAGCATCTTTATAGAGAGAAATTTACGTCTGGTGGTGTATATTGCCCGTAAATTTGAAAACACTGGCGTGGGAATAGAAGATTTGGTGAGTATTGGAACAATTGGTTTGATTAAAGCGGTGAATACATTCGATCCTCTAAAAAGAATCAAATTAGCTACTTACGCTTCCCGTTGCATTGAAAATGAAATTCTGATGTATCTGCGCCGCAATAGTAAGACCAGGACGGAAGTCTCATTTGACGAACCGTTAAACATTGATTGGGATGGCAATGAATTACTGCTTTCAGATGTTCTGGGGACAGAAAATGACATTATCTATAAAAGCGTGGAAGAAGAAGTGGATAAAATGCTGCTCAATAAGGCTATGAGCCGATTGAGCGGCAGAGAAAGAAAAATTATGCAGCTTCGATTCGGTTTGGAAGATGACGGGGTCGAGAGAACCCAAAAAGAGGTGGCCGATATGCTGGGAATATCCCAGTCTTATATATCACGCCTGGAAAAAAGAATCATCCGACGGCTGCGCAAGGAAATCAGCCGTATGGACTAA
- the murC gene encoding UDP-N-acetylmuramate--L-alanine ligase, with protein MIGRIHFVGIGGAGMSGIAKVLIEMGHPVSGSDINDSETVHKLQAIGAKIFIGHRKENVEGAAAIVTSTAITKANPEVIAAQEKTIPIFHRSDMVAALMQAKYGIAVAGAHGKTTTTSMVAIALEHAGISPTVLVGGELDFLHGNAKLGTGEHLVAEADESDGSFLKFSPRIAIVTNIENDHMDYYQTMENMLGAFSKFLKKLPSNGLAVLCFDNANVRQVSQDLDAPVISYGLDYPADVTATNITSRGATTRFDVIFQGANLGTVELQVPGRHNVLNSLAAIAVGLHLGLAFQSIAAGLLLFKGAKRRFQTKGRVDGVWIVDDYAHHPTEITTTLLAARDTDPKRLICIFQPHRYTRTQLLRAEFGRAFYPADVLVLTDIYAASEDPIPGISGETLKDEVESQTKQRVTYIADKNKIARYLAEIVESGDLVMTMGAGNVYQIGEELLETLTDR; from the coding sequence ATGATTGGAAGAATACACTTTGTCGGTATCGGTGGTGCCGGAATGAGCGGAATTGCAAAAGTCTTAATCGAAATGGGCCACCCTGTTTCCGGTTCCGACATCAACGATTCAGAGACAGTACATAAGCTGCAGGCTATCGGAGCTAAAATATTTATTGGCCACAGAAAAGAAAATGTTGAGGGAGCGGCGGCAATTGTCACATCGACGGCCATTACCAAGGCAAATCCGGAAGTAATTGCCGCTCAGGAGAAAACTATCCCTATTTTTCACCGCTCCGATATGGTAGCCGCTTTAATGCAGGCTAAATACGGCATTGCTGTAGCCGGCGCTCATGGCAAAACAACTACAACATCTATGGTGGCGATAGCATTAGAGCACGCCGGTATCAGTCCCACGGTGCTGGTAGGCGGAGAATTGGATTTTCTTCATGGCAACGCCAAACTTGGCACCGGCGAACACTTGGTAGCGGAAGCCGATGAAAGCGATGGCTCGTTTTTAAAGTTTTCGCCCCGGATCGCAATAGTCACCAACATAGAAAATGACCATATGGATTATTATCAAACTATGGAAAATATGCTAGGGGCATTTTCAAAATTTCTCAAGAAATTACCCTCAAATGGTTTAGCGGTATTATGCTTTGATAATGCAAATGTCAGGCAGGTTTCCCAAGACCTGGACGCTCCCGTTATTTCCTATGGGTTAGATTATCCCGCGGATGTTACAGCGACAAATATCACCTCTCGAGGAGCCACCACCCGTTTTGATGTCATTTTTCAGGGCGCGAATTTGGGGACCGTTGAGTTACAAGTCCCAGGCCGGCATAATGTTTTGAATTCATTAGCCGCTATTGCGGTAGGCCTGCATCTGGGCCTGGCGTTTCAGTCCATTGCCGCTGGCTTACTATTGTTTAAGGGAGCCAAGCGCCGCTTTCAGACAAAAGGGCGGGTAGACGGGGTATGGATTGTGGACGACTATGCCCACCATCCCACGGAAATCACGACGACCCTGCTGGCTGCCAGGGACACTGATCCCAAAAGGCTGATTTGTATCTTTCAGCCCCACAGATATACTCGGACTCAATTGTTGCGCGCTGAGTTTGGGCGGGCATTTTATCCGGCAGATGTTTTGGTGTTAACCGATATTTACGCCGCCAGCGAAGATCCAATACCTGGTATTTCAGGAGAAACCTTGAAAGATGAGGTGGAAAGCCAAACGAAACAACGCGTTACCTACATTGCCGATAAAAACAAAATTGCCCGTTATCTGGCGGAGATTGTCGAATCTGGGGATCTGGTGATGACCATGGGCGCCGGCAATGTTTATCAGATCGGCGAGGAGTTACTGGAAACTCTAACGGACCGATAA
- a CDS encoding DUF881 domain-containing protein codes for MTSKRQGQVSIALVCIVLGIMLAIQFRTTQDVQSSIPFQRLEDLSQRLNQTEKERDALQKEVYQLRQSDKTEAISQEMANIKMAAGLTALQGPGVMVTIDDSKRPAKPGENPNLYLIHDDDILKVINELWAAGSEAVSINEQRLIATSEIRCAGPTLSVNNTRYSPPYEIRAIGDPKTLENALRMRGGVIETLQFWGIQIALKQQSNIQIPAYKGAYRFDYAKPARTVLNNVVTGHNRHYNRHSYWYRISH; via the coding sequence ATGACTTCCAAAAGGCAGGGACAGGTATCTATTGCATTAGTATGTATAGTACTTGGAATCATGTTGGCTATACAGTTTCGTACGACTCAGGATGTACAGTCTTCGATTCCATTTCAAAGGCTGGAGGATTTATCCCAGCGTTTAAATCAGACTGAAAAAGAACGGGATGCTTTGCAGAAAGAAGTTTATCAACTGCGGCAGAGCGATAAGACCGAAGCGATATCCCAAGAAATGGCGAACATTAAAATGGCTGCCGGTCTGACGGCTTTACAGGGTCCGGGGGTCATGGTCACGATTGATGACAGCAAACGTCCGGCCAAACCGGGTGAAAACCCCAATTTATACCTGATTCATGATGATGATATCCTGAAAGTTATTAATGAACTTTGGGCTGCAGGCTCGGAAGCAGTGTCCATCAATGAACAGCGATTAATTGCCACATCAGAGATTCGTTGCGCCGGACCGACCCTTTCCGTCAATAATACCCGTTATTCCCCCCCTTACGAAATTCGCGCTATCGGGGATCCCAAAACATTGGAGAATGCCTTGCGAATGCGGGGAGGCGTGATTGAGACCCTTCAATTTTGGGGCATTCAGATTGCTCTGAAACAGCAGAGTAATATTCAGATTCCGGCCTACAAAGGGGCTTATCGTTTCGATTACGCAAAACCCGCGAGGACGGTGCTCAATAATGTTGTTACTGGCCATAATCGGCATTATAATCGGCATTCTTATTGGTACCGTATTTCCCATTAA
- the murG gene encoding undecaprenyldiphospho-muramoylpentapeptide beta-N-acetylglucosaminyltransferase: MRIILSGGGTGGHIYPAIAIAKELVKLAQPCDILFVGTRHGLEADIIPKEGFDLETIEVHGLERRFSWENVKTVWNTMGSLWDCRRIIGQFKPDAVIGTGGYVCGPIVLTAALMGIPTLIQEQNAIPGITNKLLALVVDKIALGYKEAIPFFSNQKKIVVTGNPIREEVLSVDRAQGVQALGLDAGRKTVLVAGGSRGARSINRAMKAVHQRFANRAGIQILHVTGQSEYNNMVSFYQESGIDVLGTGNIIITPYLYNMPDALAAADIGIFRAGAIGLAELTAKGVPAILVPYPYAAENHQEYNARVLEKEGAAIMITDAQLDGNLLADALEKLLCREETLEKMSLASRRLGRPGAAKAVAKLALALVHH; encoded by the coding sequence GTGCGTATCATTCTTTCTGGCGGGGGGACCGGTGGACACATCTACCCCGCCATTGCTATTGCTAAAGAGTTAGTCAAGCTCGCACAACCCTGTGACATACTTTTTGTGGGGACAAGGCATGGTTTGGAAGCGGATATTATTCCCAAAGAAGGATTTGATCTGGAAACTATTGAGGTACACGGACTGGAACGGCGGTTTTCCTGGGAGAATGTAAAGACTGTCTGGAATACCATGGGAAGTTTATGGGATTGTCGGCGAATTATCGGGCAATTTAAACCGGATGCAGTGATCGGTACAGGGGGTTATGTGTGCGGTCCTATTGTGCTTACTGCCGCCTTAATGGGCATTCCTACTCTGATTCAGGAGCAAAACGCCATTCCGGGGATTACCAACAAATTACTGGCGTTAGTAGTCGATAAAATTGCCTTAGGCTATAAAGAGGCCATTCCCTTCTTCAGTAATCAAAAGAAAATAGTTGTTACCGGCAATCCCATCCGGGAAGAAGTATTGTCGGTCGATCGGGCGCAGGGGGTTCAGGCTCTGGGGTTGGATGCCGGGAGGAAAACAGTTCTGGTGGCAGGCGGCAGCCGGGGGGCCCGCAGTATCAACCGGGCCATGAAAGCAGTACATCAGCGGTTCGCCAATCGCGCCGGAATTCAGATATTGCATGTTACCGGACAAAGCGAGTATAATAATATGGTTAGTTTTTATCAGGAATCCGGTATAGACGTATTGGGGACTGGAAATATTATCATTACACCCTATTTGTATAATATGCCGGATGCTCTGGCTGCCGCCGATATTGGCATTTTTCGCGCCGGTGCTATCGGTTTGGCTGAACTTACGGCGAAGGGGGTCCCGGCGATACTGGTTCCGTATCCTTATGCCGCGGAAAATCATCAGGAATATAATGCCCGGGTACTGGAAAAAGAGGGGGCAGCCATTATGATTACCGATGCACAATTAGACGGCAACCTTTTGGCCGATGCGCTCGAAAAATTATTATGCCGGGAAGAAACACTGGAAAAAATGTCGCTGGCCAGCCGGCGGCTGGGCAGGCCCGGCGCGGCGAAAGCAGTTGCCAAGCTGGCCTTGGCGCTGGTTCATCACTGA
- the murA gene encoding UDP-N-acetylglucosamine 1-carboxyvinyltransferase produces the protein MEKFIVKGEVRLNGSIRCSGAKNATLPIMAATLLCSGLCIIHNVPQLKDIKVMQDILSLFGVTIKREASTLIMDTSNIRVSDIPEHLMREMRASIFLMGPLLGRFKKVRLSYPGGCAIGPRPIDLHLKALTRIGAKVRESFGYIEAEAEKLVGNEIHFDFPSVGATENAMMAAVLAEGTTMIRNAAREPEITDLQNFLNKMGARIKGAGTDTITIEGVSRLNPAEHQIIPDRIEAGTFLLAGAMTRGDVTIENISPDFLFSVTNKIQEIGADITLGPNFIRIKADEIRATDVKTLPHPGFPTDLQAPILSLLSIAKGTSIVTETIFENRFKHVDELTRMGAKIKVEGRSAIVRGVANLTGAVVAATDLRAGGALVLAALAAEGISEIENVHYIDRGYEHFERKLQSLGADILRCQ, from the coding sequence ATGGAGAAATTTATCGTCAAGGGAGAAGTACGATTAAACGGCAGTATCCGGTGTAGCGGCGCTAAAAACGCGACTTTGCCGATTATGGCGGCTACATTGCTTTGTTCTGGGTTATGTATCATACATAACGTTCCTCAACTGAAAGACATTAAGGTCATGCAGGATATATTGTCACTGTTCGGAGTGACCATCAAACGCGAAGCAAGTACCTTAATAATGGATACATCTAATATTCGGGTCAGTGATATACCTGAACATTTAATGCGTGAAATGCGTGCTTCTATTTTTTTGATGGGCCCCCTGCTGGGCCGGTTTAAAAAGGTACGTTTATCTTATCCCGGGGGCTGCGCTATTGGTCCCCGACCGATTGATCTCCATCTCAAAGCTTTAACCAGGATTGGCGCTAAGGTGAGAGAAAGCTTCGGTTATATTGAGGCTGAGGCTGAAAAGCTCGTGGGCAACGAAATTCATTTTGATTTTCCCAGTGTCGGGGCGACCGAAAATGCCATGATGGCAGCGGTATTGGCGGAAGGAACCACTATGATCCGTAATGCGGCCCGGGAACCGGAAATAACCGACCTGCAGAACTTTTTAAACAAAATGGGCGCCAGGATCAAGGGCGCCGGTACCGATACCATTACCATTGAAGGTGTTTCCCGCCTGAATCCTGCCGAGCATCAAATCATTCCTGACCGGATCGAAGCAGGTACCTTTTTGCTTGCCGGCGCCATGACCCGTGGTGATGTTACGATTGAAAATATTTCACCTGACTTCTTGTTCTCAGTGACGAATAAAATACAAGAAATCGGAGCCGATATTACCTTGGGACCCAACTTCATCCGCATAAAGGCGGATGAGATACGCGCCACCGATGTAAAGACCCTGCCGCATCCGGGGTTTCCCACCGATTTGCAGGCGCCGATCCTATCTTTGCTCAGCATCGCCAAAGGCACCAGCATTGTAACGGAAACCATATTCGAGAACCGGTTTAAGCATGTGGATGAACTGACCCGCATGGGGGCTAAAATTAAGGTGGAAGGTCGCTCGGCTATTGTACGGGGTGTGGCTAATTTAACAGGAGCTGTGGTGGCGGCTACCGATTTACGGGCAGGCGGGGCATTGGTGCTAGCCGCTCTGGCTGCGGAAGGGATTTCAGAAATAGAAAATGTTCATTATATCGACCGGGGATATGAACATTTTGAGCGCAAACTGCAAAGTTTAGGCGCTGATATTCTTCGATGCCAATAG
- the spoVE gene encoding stage V sporulation protein E: MPRLNSPDFIIFFSVTAILAIGVVMVYSSSAISAHVNFQDSYYFLKRQLLWVFLGFAAMFVTMSMDYHRWSKLAKPLLILTLVLLVLVLVPGLGKVVNGARRWLGYGMFSLQPSEIAKLSAIIYCSDYLARNQEKVTQFLKGLGPQLLLLLVIFGLILKEPDLGTALAISGTVFILMFVGGAKLSHLLGLASVGVAGVVAAILVEPYRLRRLLAFSDPWADPLNSGYHIIQSLYALGSGGLFGVGLGRSREKFLYLPEPHTDFIFAILGEELGFIGTVAIIVLFFLLAWRGLRVAISAPDIYGSMLATGVTSMIVLQAIMNIAVVTASMPVTGIPLPFLSFGGSALVFNLAGIGILLNISRYCHLR; encoded by the coding sequence ATGCCAAGACTCAACTCGCCGGATTTTATCATCTTTTTTTCCGTGACAGCTATATTGGCAATCGGAGTTGTCATGGTATACAGTTCCAGCGCTATTTCCGCCCATGTCAACTTTCAGGACAGTTACTACTTTTTGAAACGGCAGCTTTTGTGGGTGTTTCTGGGGTTTGCAGCCATGTTCGTAACGATGAGCATGGATTATCACCGCTGGTCTAAACTGGCTAAGCCGCTTTTAATTTTAACTTTGGTTTTGCTGGTGTTAGTCTTAGTTCCCGGACTGGGGAAAGTGGTGAACGGGGCCAGACGCTGGTTGGGTTACGGCATGTTTTCCCTGCAGCCGTCGGAGATTGCCAAACTGAGCGCTATCATTTACTGTTCCGACTATTTGGCCAGAAATCAGGAAAAAGTCACTCAATTTTTGAAAGGGTTGGGCCCTCAGTTACTGCTGTTGCTGGTTATCTTCGGGCTTATTTTAAAAGAACCGGATTTGGGAACAGCCTTGGCGATCAGTGGCACCGTGTTCATTCTGATGTTTGTCGGCGGCGCCAAACTATCCCATTTGCTGGGGCTGGCCAGCGTAGGAGTTGCCGGTGTTGTCGCCGCTATCCTGGTTGAGCCTTACCGGTTACGCCGGTTACTGGCCTTTAGCGACCCTTGGGCCGATCCGCTGAATTCCGGTTATCATATCATTCAGTCCCTTTATGCTCTGGGGTCCGGTGGGTTATTCGGCGTGGGCCTGGGCCGAAGCCGTGAAAAATTTCTGTATTTGCCGGAACCTCATACGGACTTTATTTTTGCCATCCTGGGCGAAGAGTTAGGCTTTATCGGGACAGTAGCGATCATCGTGCTATTCTTTTTATTGGCCTGGCGCGGTTTAAGGGTTGCTATATCTGCCCCCGACATCTATGGGAGCATGCTGGCTACCGGTGTGACCTCCATGATTGTCCTGCAAGCGATTATGAATATCGCTGTTGTCACTGCATCTATGCCGGTAACCGGCATTCCTTTGCCATTTTTGAGTTTTGGCGGATCCGCCCTGGTTTTTAATTTAGCGGGGATCGGGATACTACTGAATATTTCCCGCTACTGCCACTTAAGATAG
- a CDS encoding cell division protein FtsQ/DivIB, whose protein sequence is MKNGALVKLLLFAFIFVLATFLFLHSDFFLVGTVSIQGNHHLSKEEILQIAGIPERINIFRLNTTDIANKLLKDLRIYEVKILRKYPATVIINIRERQPLVYLANAYGFVQVDQHGLVLAAFKNIKYFNVPIVTGIRLGNAYTGDTVNLPQLVPVLTYLSLLNERTLAQISEMSFRSPEEYTAYTVHSMAIILGKAERMEEKARLTNEIVKDLENSKARAEYIDLSYISPYVKLKRN, encoded by the coding sequence GTGAAAAACGGGGCACTGGTGAAGTTGCTTCTCTTTGCCTTTATTTTTGTTCTGGCAACGTTTTTGTTCCTTCATTCCGACTTCTTTCTGGTAGGAACTGTTTCAATACAAGGGAATCATCATCTGTCTAAGGAAGAAATCTTGCAAATTGCCGGTATTCCTGAGCGTATTAACATTTTTCGTCTGAATACCACCGATATAGCCAACAAGCTTTTAAAAGATTTGAGAATCTATGAAGTAAAAATCTTGCGTAAATATCCCGCTACTGTTATCATTAATATCCGTGAGCGTCAACCATTAGTGTATCTGGCCAATGCTTACGGATTTGTTCAGGTGGATCAGCACGGTTTGGTTCTGGCGGCCTTCAAAAATATTAAATACTTTAATGTCCCGATTGTAACCGGCATTCGTTTAGGCAATGCATATACCGGCGATACGGTAAATCTGCCTCAGCTTGTGCCCGTCCTTACTTATTTATCGTTATTGAATGAACGGACCCTAGCACAAATATCCGAGATGAGTTTCAGATCCCCGGAAGAATATACCGCCTATACGGTTCACTCTATGGCTATTATTTTGGGAAAGGCGGAGCGTATGGAGGAAAAAGCCCGACTGACCAATGAAATAGTAAAAGACTTGGAGAACAGTAAAGCTAGGGCGGAATATATCGATCTCAGTTATATCTCGCCCTATGTTAAATTGAAGAGGAACTAA